From Pseudomonas hormoni:
CCGATCAGGAAGCCCCTGGCCTCGTCGAAGTTCAGCACGCAGGTGGCCGAAGCCTTGATGCCCATCTTGTGCTCGATCGAGCCGCAGGAAACGCCGTTGCGCTCGCCCGCTCCACCGTCGGCATCCGGCAGGAATTTGGGAACGATAAACAGCGAAATGCCCCGGGTTCCTGCAGGCGCATCAGGCAGTTTCGCCAGCACGAGGTGAATGATGTTGTCGCTCATGTCGTGTTCGCCGGCGGAGATGAAGATCTTGCTGCCGGAGATCGCGTAACTGCCGTCCGCCGCAGGCACGGCGCGGGTCTTGATGATGCCCAGATCAGTGCCGCAATGAGCTTCGGTCAGGCACATGGTGCCGGTCCACTGACCCGCGGTGAGTTTGCTCAGGTAGGTGTTTTTCTGTTCGTCGGTGCCATGGGCATGAATGGCCGACATAGCACCGTGGGTCAGACCGGGGTACATGCCCCAGGAAGTGTTGCTGGACGCGACCATCTCGCTGATGACCAGCCCCAGAGAAATCGGTAAGCCTTGACCGCCGTAAGCGGGATCAGCCGCCAGACCATGCCAGCCACCTTCCACGTATTGTGCAAAGGCTTGCTTGAAGCCTGCAGGCGTTGTCACCACGCCATTGTCGAAATGGCAGCCTTCTTCGTCGCCGCTGCGATTGAGCGGTGCCAGCACGTTCTCGCAGAATTTCGCACCTTCTTCGAGGATCGCATTGACCATGTCCGGGCTGGCCTCGGTGGCACCCAGCGCCGCGTAGTTGCGGTGAAAATCGAAGACGTGGTCGATCAGAAAGCGCATGTCGCGCAGGGGAGCTTTGTACTCGGGCATGGTCATTTCTCCGGCAGCAGATTCCTTAAACCTACTGCCGCCGACCACGCCTCACAATCACAGTCCAGACGCTGAATGCGCCATCATCACTCAACCCGCAGCCGCCTCGCGCACCGCACCACGACGGTTCTGACCGTAAGCCACCACACAGTTTCGCCCGGCACCTTTGGCAGCGTAGAGCGCCTCATCGGCAGACTTGAGCACTTTTTCAGGGTTACGTTGATCCACGCGTTCGGCGACGCCGATGCTGACGGTGACCGACACACTCGAAGCCGCGGAACCGGAACGACGCTGACGACCCTGCTGATCGTCCTGAGGACGATTGTCCTGGTTACGCAGTTGAATATTGTAGGTCGCAATGGATTCACGGATCACTTCCAGGTGGGGCATGCACTCCTCGAGCGTCTTGCCCGCAAACACCAGTGCAAATTCCTCACCGCCATAGCGATACGCCCTACCGCCACCGCCGATTTTCGACAACTTGCTGGCAACCAGGCGCAGCACCTGATCGCCGACGTCGTGACCGTGGGTGTCGTTGAATTTCTTGAAGTGGTCGACGTCGCTCATGGCCAATACGTAATTGCGCCCCAGGCGCTGCATGCGTTCGTTCAAGGCACGGCGCCCCGGCAGACCGGTAAGCTCATCACGGAAAGCCATTTGATAGGCTTCATGGGCAACCGCCGCGGCGATCATCAACATCACCTGACTGCACATGATGTTAAGGGTAAACGGCAGGATGAAGGTTTTCGGTAACGCCCAGAACAACCCGAGCAAACCCACCAGTTGTGCGGCGTGCAACGGTCTGGGATTGCGCCAGTATTGCCAGCTCAGCAGCAGGAACGAGGCGATGAATACCGGGTAAGACAGCTGAATCAGGCTCATCCACGCACCATGCAGGGCGGGCCAGCGGATTTCCGACAGCCACATCAGCAACGCCTGTGGGTAACTTTGCTCCAGCCCCAACGCCACACTGCCGACGGCCAGCAACACCGCGAAGCGCGCGACCATGTCCTGGAACAAATGGGTGCGTTCCTGCCACGCCGCGAACACACCAAACAGCAGCGGAAGCAGCAAACAGCACAGGTGAAAAACCACAGCGGCGTCTTCGCGCACCTTACCGTTGTCGCGGTAATAGTCGGTCTGGGTGTCGAGCAGGTAGTAAGCGATGTACACCGTGACCATCAGAAACAGCTCGCGCTGACGTCGGTAAACCGCGCAGTAAGCGCCACCGAGCAACAAAACGAGGGTGGGCAACACGTTGAACAGCGACGTGAAGAAGACGTTCAGATCCTTGACGTAGGCAGCCGCCAGCCCCGCAATCAAAAGCAGAAGTGACGGTAGGAAATGACTGAAACGTACAGCGGAAGAACGCGGCAAGGGTAAAAGCTCCGACCCGGCAAACTGAGATGGCATTGTGCCTGCTCATCGAGCGGCATGTCACATAGCCATCCTCTTTAACGGCAGCAAAGTCGTTCTTCTTAGCGTTTTAGTCAGGAATATTTACGCGCGTAAATCGCGCACAAAAAAGCCGCTGCTCCCAAAGGAAACAGCGGCTTTCTGAAGCGACCGCTCGGGACTTAGTAGCCCAGTGCGAAGTCTTCTTCTTTCATGTCCATCAGGTTGTTGGCACCCGACAGCATGGTTGCAACGTGAGTGCGGGTACGCGGCAGGATGCGCTGGAAGTAGAAGCGCGCTGTCTGCAGCTTGGCGGTGTAGAACGCCGTTTCGGTGGTGCCGGCCGCCAGTTTCTCGGCCGCCAGACGTGCCATGTCAGCCCAGAAGTAGGCCAGGCAGGCGTAACCGGAGTACATCAGGTAGTCCACGGAGGCCGCGCCAACTTCTTCGCGATCTTTCATGGCCGCCATACCGACCTTCATGGTCAGCTCGCCCCACTCTTTGTTCAGTGCAGCCAGCGGTGCGACGAATTCCTGAACGGCTTCGTTGCCTTCGTTG
This genomic window contains:
- a CDS encoding GGDEF domain-containing protein, which produces MPRSSAVRFSHFLPSLLLLIAGLAAAYVKDLNVFFTSLFNVLPTLVLLLGGAYCAVYRRQRELFLMVTVYIAYYLLDTQTDYYRDNGKVREDAAVVFHLCCLLLPLLFGVFAAWQERTHLFQDMVARFAVLLAVGSVALGLEQSYPQALLMWLSEIRWPALHGAWMSLIQLSYPVFIASFLLLSWQYWRNPRPLHAAQLVGLLGLFWALPKTFILPFTLNIMCSQVMLMIAAAVAHEAYQMAFRDELTGLPGRRALNERMQRLGRNYVLAMSDVDHFKKFNDTHGHDVGDQVLRLVASKLSKIGGGGRAYRYGGEEFALVFAGKTLEECMPHLEVIRESIATYNIQLRNQDNRPQDDQQGRQRRSGSAASSVSVTVSIGVAERVDQRNPEKVLKSADEALYAAKGAGRNCVVAYGQNRRGAVREAAAG